A stretch of DNA from Candidatus Zixiibacteriota bacterium:
ACCCATTCAGCAAGCTCCATTATCCGGTTGTCGGCAATCAGCTTGGAATCTCTGACCCCCCGCCCTGAGAGTATCTTCTCCCCTTCCTCATCCGCTACCACCCCAGCTATAACCAGTGGACCAAAGAAATCCCCCTTACCGGATTCATCGACGCCAAGAAGGCCCGCCGTCTGCTGTCTCAAGTAGCCCGTTCCAGATATTCGCTGGTTCTCGTATCTACCCGGACCATATCCCCTTCTTTGACAAAGAGAGGGACTTTTATCTGAAGACCCGTCTCCAAGGTTGCCGGCTTCATTATATTTGAAACCGAGTCCCCCTTTACCGCCGGTTCCGACTGCGTCACTTTCAGGACCACCGAGGCCGGAAGCTCCAGCGATATCGGCTTGCCTTCAAAGAAAAGAATATTGTATTCATGATTCTCCATCAGGAACCATCGACCTTCACCCAGATGCTCGGCGTCAATAGTCACCTGGTCATAACTTGAAGAATCCATGAAAGTATATTCATCGCCCTGGACATAAAGATATTGCATAGTGCGCATCTCCAAATCGGGCGGGTCAAAACTCTCTGTAGTCAGAAATGACTTTTCAATCACCTGGCCGGTGATTAAGTGTTTCATTTTGGCTTTCACATGCGGTCTCCCCCGGCCCATTTTGACATGCTGAAAATCGACAATATAATAGGGGGACCCTTCGAACATCAGCTTCAGTCCCTTTCGAAAGTCATTGGGAGAAATCATCATACCTCCTAAAATTGCAGCCGGCAATATAGGAAATTCCGCTCTGGGTGGCAATAGTTTTGTCAGACAGGAAGAGCCGCTCTTTCGTGAGGCTTAACCGGATTTCCGGTCGTTCTCCTGGGAAGTCTGATATGGAATTCGGTGCCGCGATGAGGGTGGGACTCAAACGAAATCCCTCCCCCATGAATGGAGACAATCTTCATCGCCAGAGGAAGCCCCAGCCCGGTACCGGACGGGGTCCCCGATATGAACGGAGTAAAAATCTTATCCTTCAAATCTTCCGGTATTCCCGGACCATTGTCACGGACAATAAGGAGGAGAGCCCCGGCCTGGTCACAGATATCTATCTCCACCTTTCCACCGGAAACTGTCGCCGCCTTGCAGCCGTTGTCTGCTAAATTCAGTAGCGCCTGCTTCAGAAGAAGTTCATCCCCTCTGATGACCGCTTCTCCGGCCGTATTCGAGTTGACTTCCATCAGAATTTCGGGATATTTTTCGCGCAATCCCCTGACAAGTTCTTCAACGACGTCACTGATATTGAATTCCTTAATCTGCAGTTGCATCGGTCGCGAAAAATCGAGGAAACGGCTGACCAGTTCGGCCGTTTCCATCGCCTCTTTGAGAAGCATCTGGCTATTCTCTCTGAGCGATTCGTCGCTTCCCCCTTTTCTGATAATTAGCCGCGCCAGACCAACCATCGCCGCTGCCGAATTCTTCAGTTGATGCGCCAGTCCCCCCGACATTTCGCCCAGAAGAGCCATTCGGCGGTTTATTTCCAGCTCGTCTCGTATCTTCAAAAATTCCGTTTGGTCATTGAAAATGACGGCGGCCCCGATATCTTCGCCGGCGGTATCTTTCAGGCGAGATATGGAAACCTGCACCGTGCGGCTGTTTCCCTCTGAAGTAGTAATAATGGCGGTTTCCTGATTGACTTTTTCTCCTTGCTGGAATCTCTCCAGCGCCTCCCTTAGTCCTTGCGAAAAAGCCAGCCCCGTGCGGTAATCAGTGCCTATCAATTCGGTTTCAGAGACATTTAAAAGCTGTCCGGCCGAGCGGTTGGCGGTTATTATGCGGCACTTAATGTCGAGGGTTATTATTCCTGATGGAATCGAATGCAGTATATGATTATTATATATTTCCAGGTCGGCTGCCCGCTTCTGGATGATATCATTGAGGCGCACCAGCTCCTGCTCATTGGCTCTCATTTCACTTATGATTTTTTCATACGACCGCACCAGACCGGCGACTTCATCCCCTTCAGAACTCTCCAGCCGTCCGCTTTTGGCTGCCTCCTCCCGAAGCCGGTCAAAAGGTCTAATAATCAGATGCACAAACTTGACAGAGATAAAAAGTATTGCCGCGACCGCCAGGACGCCGTAGAGAACCAGCACTTTTCCGGCGCTTTCCAGAGACGCCAGAAGGGCATCCTCCCGACTAATCGCAATAATATATTTCGACCCCATACTCTCCGCCGGAAACAGGAAAAGAGTCTCGGGATTGCCGCTGGTGTGAAGTGTCACCGGATGGTTCTTAAGCAGGGGCGCCATCTGACCAGCGTTAATCTCCCGCCCCAGCCTTATGAAATTGGTGTCGGTAAATTCCCCCCGCTGTATTTCCAGTACGGTCTCATAATAGAGAGGCAAGACCTGCACTGCTTTCAGGTCATAATCATCAATAACTTCCTCTTCATTTTGGGGAGAAAGGGGGGCACCGCCGGACTCATTTAAAAGATTCGCCACCTGAATTGCCGCTTCCGACAAAACATCAAGATTGCGGTCGGCAAGCGATTCCTTGGCGCGGTAAAGCGCATAATGGGAGGCGATATTCAGTACCACCAGCACCAGAATTATTAGCGCCAGACCTAATTGTATCTCGTGGCGAAATCCGTTCGATTTGAGCTTCATCTGATTTCCCAGTTACCGCCGCCATGCTTTCGCACTTGATAAGTCCTGGCTTTGACTACATCTGCAAAAAGTGGTTGATATAGAATGAAATCAAGCGGTCGCCGAAAAGAATCGTCCCCACCGCCGCAATTGCCAGGAAGGGACCAAAGGGAATCATGCGGCTGCGGCGCACCCGGCGCGATAACATCATCCAGACTATCGCCATAACCAGACCGATTACCGC
This window harbors:
- a CDS encoding A24 family peptidase, with product LLVGGAALYLVALLGDWLFKKESMGGGDIKMAAMLGAFLGWQKVLLMFIGAAVIGLVMAIVWMMLSRRVRRSRMIPFGPFLAIAAVGTILFGDRLISFYINHFLQM
- the efp gene encoding elongation factor P codes for the protein MMISPNDFRKGLKLMFEGSPYYIVDFQHVKMGRGRPHVKAKMKHLITGQVIEKSFLTTESFDPPDLEMRTMQYLYVQGDEYTFMDSSSYDQVTIDAEHLGEGRWFLMENHEYNILFFEGKPISLELPASVVLKVTQSEPAVKGDSVSNIMKPATLETGLQIKVPLFVKEGDMVRVDTRTSEYLERAT
- a CDS encoding ATP-binding protein gives rise to the protein MKLKSNGFRHEIQLGLALIILVLVVLNIASHYALYRAKESLADRNLDVLSEAAIQVANLLNESGGAPLSPQNEEEVIDDYDLKAVQVLPLYYETVLEIQRGEFTDTNFIRLGREINAGQMAPLLKNHPVTLHTSGNPETLFLFPAESMGSKYIIAISREDALLASLESAGKVLVLYGVLAVAAILFISVKFVHLIIRPFDRLREEAAKSGRLESSEGDEVAGLVRSYEKIISEMRANEQELVRLNDIIQKRAADLEIYNNHILHSIPSGIITLDIKCRIITANRSAGQLLNVSETELIGTDYRTGLAFSQGLREALERFQQGEKVNQETAIITTSEGNSRTVQVSISRLKDTAGEDIGAAVIFNDQTEFLKIRDELEINRRMALLGEMSGGLAHQLKNSAAAMVGLARLIIRKGGSDESLRENSQMLLKEAMETAELVSRFLDFSRPMQLQIKEFNISDVVEELVRGLREKYPEILMEVNSNTAGEAVIRGDELLLKQALLNLADNGCKAATVSGGKVEIDICDQAGALLLIVRDNGPGIPEDLKDKIFTPFISGTPSGTGLGLPLAMKIVSIHGGGISFESHPHRGTEFHIRLPRRTTGNPVKPHERAALPV